One window of the Paenibacillus beijingensis genome contains the following:
- a CDS encoding BtpA/SgcQ family protein: MQWIKETFGSYKPIIAMCHLRALPGDPYFDLGGGMDKVVELARQDLHGLQDGGVDAVMFSNEFSLPYLTKVRPETVASMARVIGELRSEIKIPFGVNVLWDPIASIDLAVATGAKFIREIMTGVYASDFGLWNTNVGETVRHKMELGAKDLKMLFNIVPEASKYLADRDIVDIAKSTVFNNRPDALCVSGLTAGAETDSGVLTRVKQAVPETAVFCNTGCRLETIERQLSIADGAVVGTTFKVDGKFDNLVDPVRVKAFMEKVKSFRGQHQKFK, from the coding sequence ATGCAGTGGATTAAAGAAACGTTTGGGTCGTACAAACCGATTATCGCGATGTGCCATCTTCGCGCGTTGCCCGGCGATCCGTATTTTGACCTAGGCGGAGGGATGGACAAGGTTGTCGAGTTGGCGAGGCAGGACCTTCACGGGCTGCAGGACGGCGGAGTGGATGCGGTGATGTTCTCCAACGAATTCAGTTTGCCTTACTTGACGAAGGTGAGACCCGAAACGGTCGCATCGATGGCCAGAGTCATCGGCGAGCTGAGGAGCGAAATCAAAATTCCGTTCGGCGTCAATGTGCTTTGGGATCCGATCGCTTCCATCGATTTGGCCGTCGCGACGGGAGCGAAGTTTATCCGTGAAATTATGACCGGCGTGTACGCCAGCGATTTCGGGCTGTGGAACACAAACGTCGGCGAGACGGTCCGGCACAAAATGGAACTTGGCGCCAAGGATTTGAAGATGCTGTTCAACATCGTGCCGGAGGCTTCGAAATATTTGGCGGACCGGGATATTGTCGACATCGCCAAATCGACCGTGTTCAACAACCGGCCGGATGCACTGTGCGTCTCGGGACTCACGGCCGGGGCCGAGACGGACAGCGGCGTTCTGACCCGAGTGAAGCAGGCCGTTCCCGAAACGGCGGTGTTCTGCAATACCGGCTGCAGGCTGGAGACGATCGAGCGGCAGCTTTCGATTGCCGACGGAGCGGTTGTCGGCACGACCTTTAAGGTCGACGGCAAATTCGACAATCTGGTCGATCCTGTCCGTGTGAAAGCTTTTATGGAGAAAGTGAAATCCTTCAGGGGGCAGCACCAAAAATTTAAATAG